In one window of Henckelia pumila isolate YLH828 chromosome 1, ASM3356847v2, whole genome shotgun sequence DNA:
- the LOC140874068 gene encoding uncharacterized protein yields the protein MVRDCISFCKFSVNVNGNPAGFFGSLRGLRHGDPFVICLSSIWPMLMMSSFLPIGALKGSWDFDILYAVVAPSMAEEIMQIPVLVDEPDRAWIHNSDGVFSVRSAWFPVDEVLQQCGFMLASKCQCFEMSETFTHIFIDGPIARSVWNFFGAIFRVRIPITENFSTIKTRLWLGAMKAMRKMDISVGLQWTLKTAIVCWLRPPPGCFKLNVDGSSRGNPGESSVGGVFRDYFGRVLAFFSEFNGVGTNVRAEIWAVWKGFLLCSDLSFFPLWIETDS from the exons ATGGTGAGGGATTGCATCTCTTTTTGCAAGTTCTCTGTCAATGTGAATGGTAACCCCGCTGGCTTCTTTGGTTCTTTGAGGGGGTTGAGACATGGTGACCCTTTTGTGATCTGTCTATCTTCCATCTGGCCTATGCTGATGATGTCATCATTTTTGCCAATAGGAGCTCTCAAG GGATCCTGGGACTTTGATATCCTCTATGCTGTTGTTGCTCCCTCGATGGCGGAGGAGATCATGCAGATCCCAGTTTTGGTTGATGAGCCTGATAGGGCTTGGATCCACAACTCCGATGGTGTGTTTTCTGTGAGATCTGC GTGGTTTCCTGTGGATGAGGTGCTTCAGCAGTGTGGATTCATGCTTGCTTCCAAATGCCAGTGCTTTGAGATGTCAGAGACGTTCACGCACATTTTCATTGATGGTCCCATTGCCCGTTCTGTGTGGAATTTCTTTGGGGCTATCTTTAGAGTTCGCATCCCTATCACTGAGAATTTCT CCACTATCAAGACCCGTCTCTGGCTGGGGGCTATGAAGGCTATGAGGAAGATGGACATCTCAGTTGGCCTTCAATGGACCCTGAAGACTGCAATTGTCTGTTGGTTGAGGCCTCCACCTGGGTGCTTCAAGCTAAATGTTGATGGGAGCTCTAGAGGTAACCCAGGTGAGTCTTCTGTGGGAGGGGTTTTTCGGGATTATTTTGGTCGGGTTTTGGCATTCTTTAGTGAGTTCAATGGTGTGGGGACCAATGTCCGTGCAGAAATTTGGGCGGTTTGGAAGGGTTTCCTTCTCTGTTCTGACCTTAGCTTTTTTCCCCTTTGGATTGAAACAGACTCTTAG